From the Glandiceps talaboti chromosome 12, keGlaTala1.1, whole genome shotgun sequence genome, one window contains:
- the LOC144443468 gene encoding uncharacterized protein LOC144443468, producing the protein MTFLSSLGLRLLIVHSLLMFYVVVGQSSPDCGNVKTCDLDCDFGFITDNNGCPICLCKPEIQTSGEVEVKPGEKQELFCVVTEVPSASIKGWNHNDHVYFRDSSHDIDHDGQDDIVVFDNNTLLILNTTEINTGLYTCFIGIELNGHMYNITAQLKITYKDRDGIGRPKEHRSIPVAASASAGSLVIVLLAIVVWYFLIRKQLLRDVRSRKHQHHRRHSSHRHGSRHGHHSSRHGSVRGEPGSHQNSMKVKCQKTIDDIENGGCLEEKQLFEACSRCPQNTNISEDMSTQDCSNKVYTSPKVHPSPQTPSHDEQSPKLCHHSSHHYSDVAAHVDESPIMQRHGSHKKHRHGSRVEATPSVHCQCVNSENHHHSSSVKRYRSHKRHLKEAFGENSPMLQRKESRKQLNYNNHGEYRPESTSGYHCSLRQGHNPHTECQPPQTPMPCGLLPLAASDITVETMDAHTYEETINQ; encoded by the exons ATGACATTTCTGTCATCATTGGGACTAAGGTTACTGATCGTTCATTCTCTGTTAATGTTTTACGTTGTTGTGGGTCAGTCATCGCCAG ATTGTGGCAATGTTAAGACATGTGATCTGGACTGTGACTTCGGTTTCATAACTGATAACAATGGCTGTCCCATTTGTCTCTGCAAACCAG AAATCCAGACTTCTGGTGAGGTAGAAGTGAAACCAGGTGAGAAACAAGAATTATTCTGTGTTGTGACTGAAGTACCAAGTGCAAGTATAAAAGGCTGGAACCACAATGATCATGTTTATTTCAGAGACAGTAGTCATGATATTGACCATGATGGACAAGATGACATAGTGGTATTTGATAACAATACGTTATTGATTTTAAATACTACAGAGATAAATACTGGACTGTATACATGTTTTATAGGAATTGAACTCAATGGACATATGTACAATATCACAGCTCAGTTAAAAATCACAT ATAAAGATAGAGATGGAATAGGACGACCTAAAGAACATAGGTCTATACCTGTAGCAGCAAGTGCCTCTGCTGGCAGTTTAGTCATAGTGTTATTGGCCATTGTTGTTTGGTATTTCTTAATCAGGAAACA ACTTCTAAGGGATGTGAGATCAAGAAAACATCAACACCATAGGAGACATAGTAGTCACAGACATGGTAGTAGACATGGTCATCATTCAAGTCGGCATGGTAGCGTTCGTGGAGAACCAGGCAGTCATCAAAACAGTATGAAggtaaaatgtcaaaaaaccATTGATGACATTGAAAATGGTGGATGTTTAGAAGAAAAGCAGTTATTTGAAGCTTGTAGTAGGTGTCCCCAGAACACTAACATATCAGAAGACATGTCTACTCAGGACTGTAGCAATAAAGTTTATACTTCTCCAAAAGTTCACCCATCTCCACAAACCCCTTCTCATGATGAACAATCACCAAAACTATGTCATCACAGTAGTCACCATTATTCAGATGTAGCTGCACATGTTGACGAGTCTCCTATTATGCAAAGGCACGGAAGTCACAAGAAACATAGACATGGTAGTCGGGTGGAGGCTACACCAAGTGTCCATTGTCAGTGTGTCAACTCGGAAAACCATCATCATTCATCAAGTGTTAAAAGATATAGAAGTCATAAACGTCATCTTAAAGAAGCCTTTGGAGAAAATTCACCAATGCTTCAGAGAAAAGAAAGTAGAAAACAGCTTAACTACAATAATCATGGAGAATACAGACCAGAGAGTACTTCAGGTTATCATTGTAGCCTTCGTCAGGGACACAATCCACATACAGAGTGTCAACCTCCCCAAACTCCAATGCCATGTGGTTTACTACCACTTGCTGCCAGCGACATTACTGTGGAAACTATGGATGCTCATACATATGAAGAAACAATAAACCAATGA